In Rhodopirellula sp. P2, the DNA window TCGCTCTCATTCTTTGGATCGAATGGAGGCACAAGGACCGCGTGAAGAAAGAGATGCGAAAAACTCGCGTAGAGAATCACACGATCGTCCAATAGGTCACGCTGCAAGAAGTCGGCTAAGTCATTCTGCAAAATCCATTCAGCAAAATCAGACTCCGATTCAGGGACCGTTGCGACTCGCCGGATCGTTTTGTCGTCGTGTGGATTCAAGAGCAATACTCTTTGCAACTTGGGTAGTGATTGACTTGCATCAGATTACACAAGATGAGCAAACGTCGCTGTGGGTTCAGGGGGATATCCTTCGGATAATTCTGCAGCACTAAATCAGGTCAACTCAACAACTTCCTCAATTCCCGCCGTGCCCGGTTCAATCTTGAACCGACGGTTCCTTCGGGGATGTCGAGTGTCGCGGCGATCTCCTGGTACGACAATCCGTTCTCTTCTTTGAGCGTGAAGATCGCTCGCAGCTCAGGGTCGAGGGCGGCGAGTGCTTGTCGGACAAGTTGGGCACGCTCGTCTTGTTCGACGGAATCGTTTTGCCGCGTGGTTGGTTCGGCTACAAGTTCGCTCGTTCGCCGGTGCTTCTCCCGCCGCAGGTGCTGCAAGGCTTCGTTGGTCGCCAGGCGGTACAACCAAGTCTCGAACTTCGAGTCGCCACTGAATTGACTGAGCTTGGAAAACGATCGCACGTAAACCTGCTGCGTTAGGTCGTCGGCATCTTGGACGCCGACCATCCGCACCATCAACCGATACACCCGATCGCTGGTCGCCTCGTAGATGTCGCGCAGCGCACGTCGATCACCGACCGAAGCGGCTTGCACCGTCGGTTCGTCAATCGAATTCTGAGCTGTGTTTTCATGCGAAGGCTCCATTATCGCAATTCTACACATACCCACCGGGGGTAAACAGCCGGGCGAAAATGAGCGTTCTACGGCTTATAGTTTTTTCTTGCCAGACGCTTACCTTTACGGCTCGATGTGTTTGCCTTGACGGAGGGCAAAGCAGTGCCCCCCGTTCCTGGCTGGGCCATCGGAGTCTCAATCGCCTGCTACGGAAAATGGTTGAGGACACGGAAGGTAACCTGGGCAGCTTGAGCCGTACTGTCCACGCTAATATCCTCAGCGACCACTCCCGCTCGACGGGACGGCAAAAGGGTTAGTCATTGTCTTTCCATTTTCCATGAAGAGACTTCATTTCGTCTTCCAGCTTCTTGGTCTGTTTTTTTAGCTCTTTGGAAACGTACTTGCCGACGATGAAAGGTTGAGAACGAACGGCGCTTAGGAAGCCTATCGGGTCGCCAGTTGCAACGGCGACGCCTGGATCTACTAAGCGAATGATGCAGTCAAGTGTTCCCCAAACTTGGCATGATTCAATGGAGCTTAAGTTCAAAAGCAGCTTGCATCCTTCCTCTTCCCGTTGCCGTTTCCGTATCGCCGACTGTGCTTCAAAACAGACTCCCCATTTGGGATCGCCATACGCAACTTGTTTTAAAGCATCGTCAGCCACGCTACTGGATAGAAAACCGGCCATAAACGCGGCAGCACGCCTGGTTATCCAGCTCTCGTCTTTCAAAAGTTCGGTAACCACTTGATTTACCAAGGAAATATCATCGACACCGCGAAGTGCACGGGCTATATCGCAGCATTGGACCTTGACGTTTGATTCACTGGCAACATGACAAAGAGATTGAACTGCACGCTCAGGGTTAAGCTCAAGCAAAACACGAGGAATCATCTCGCGATCACGGCGATCGGTTATTAACGTTTCCAGCCCAATTTCAAATGCAGCGTCTGGCGCAATCTTGCCAAGTGATCGCAATGCTTGAGCTCGTGAGCCAACGTAGTGCATCCCGCTATCTGGCTGCAGAGTCTTCTCCCACAGTAGCTTCTGATCTGACTCTTGGCTTGGATCAAGTAGTGCAACCGTATCGTTTATCTGACTTCCGCCGGTTTCCAAAATCCTATCAACATGGGATCGGGTGGATGTGCGAGTCGACTCGTCAGCTGCTAAGTAAGCAAGAATACGCTGATCCATGTCATCGTATTTTCCATCCGTCGGAAGCATTTTTAGGTACGTTTCATTCGACGCCGAACAGCCAGAAAGAGCTTTCAGTACAGCAAACTTGTAATGCCCAGATTGGTATTGCTCTACAAGACGTTTCAACGTTCGTCCGCAGTCGCTGGGTAAGTCTTCGAGCGCGAGTAGACAATAATTCACCAATTCGCAGTCGTAGTCACATGCCAACAATGCATTCTCGACCACTTCTCGAAGGTCTTGTCTGCCACTCTGTCCGATAGCCAAGATTGCGTGCCCGTAATGTTTGTCACTTGAGTCCTCTAGCAACGCAATCGCCGGAGCAAGCTCCTTGTCATTCATTTCGAGCTGCCCTTCACGTAGAGCGCCGATGTCTGGCGAAACGCTGAGTCCCCATTTAAGTATGCCGTTGACAACTCCAGTGTTCTCGCCCAGAGCCGCGAGGCTGTCGATGGCTCGCATTTGAACCAAATTGATACCCGAAGACCCAGAATCCCACATGTCATCGCTTACAGCCGCAGCTACAAGCAATTCTCGTGTCAGCGCGCTCGGACGCATTACTGCAAGCTCACATCCTTCCATCTTCAGTTGCTGATGTCTCGCTCGGATAAGTGAGTTTACCAATTTTGTGAAACCATCGCCTGCAATACGCTTCAGCAGTTCTCTCGAGTGTTCAAATTCGTGATTAACCCAACCTGAAATCTTTTCGATCTGAGATGTGGCGAACGCTTCGAGATACGTTTCCAAGCTACTGCCCTGCCTTGACCTTAACCCTGACAGGACAGTCTCTCCGTGAAGTCCTTCGATCAAACGCAACGGATATCTTGGGTGTGGCTGTTTAGAATCATCGCCCACAGTGAGATGTTGCTCCAAAACGTCATTCAGCCAATCGAGCAATTTCTCGACCAAACTCAGAGTGAGGCAGTCGCCATGGTTTGCAACCAAATCGAAATAATGTTCTGGATCGACTCTGCCGGCAACCAACGATTCAACGACATCACACGTCGCGACTGGATCAGATGCAATTAGGGCGGTCCCGATTGCACCGGCCCCGCCCCAGAGTTGGCTTGAAGCGACGGTTGGCAAGACGCGGATTCCTCGGGCCGGATCACGAAATGCAAGTCCTTTCGCAGACACCATCCCAACTAACTCGTCTTCCGAAGAAGCCCACTCCTCGAGTCGTTCGTATTCTCCCGAGTCACAAAAAGAGACAATGCAGGCCGTCAAACACCGACGATTTTCGGGTGAAATTGAATCAATTAAGTGACCCTTTGTCTCCTCCCAGACTCTTTTGGAACCGAGACCCGGCATGTTTGCCAATGCGAATACCAAAGAAGTAAAACATGGATCGCTCGTATCACCATTTTGTAGTTCTTGCTTAAGCCAAGGGAGATTTTCCGCCGCAACTGCAACAAACGCCATTGAAGCCCTATCCCGGCGAACAAAATGCATGCTGCTCTTCTTATCGTCCACAATGCATCGGCGATGCTCTTCCCAGACTCGCTCCACATCCACCGAGCAGGGAAAAGAAACCGCTAGTCGCAGTCCGAGTTCCGACAGTGCTTCAGTACCGTCCGCAACACAATCCCTTGCCACGGCTGATAAGCGTTCGACATTGTCACGGCCAATGATCCTGAGTGCATCGGCTGTCCGTGCAACAACTCCGCTACGTTCTAGGTTCTCAATCGAACGAACGCGATCCAACAGAAGCGGAATTGCGCGTTCCCCAAGGCTAGCCAGTAGATGCGTATACAACGACGCATCCTCGTGCCCCAAGCCTTCCGATGCTTCCAATGCAGCAACAAGTTTCCAGAGTGATTTGCGTTTCTCATTTGGAAGTTCTGACGCCAGTAGCAACCATAGCACATCCATAGGGACATAGCCCAGTTGCAAGCGTCTGGAATCCGGAACACGATGACACTTCACCATAGCGTCGATTAACTGTTCGAGCGACAACACGCCCGCCACAAACTGAGCCGTAAGATATTTTGCAAACGCCCAGCACAGAAAACGTTGATGCCAAATCGCAACACGGCCATCCCCAACGTCGTGCAACAAACCGCGGTTAATAAATTTCTCAATCAAATCGGGTGAAAAGCCAGCCTCCAGAACCGTTTCTGTAAGCCATGGATATGGTTTTGTATCGTCACCGATAGTTCCAGAAATTTTGCGAATCAAGCCAACCTCAACTGGGTTGGTTAGTCGAAGCCAAGAAGCCTCCATCAGATCGTATTCATTGCGTGGAATAAACTGATGCTGATCGTCGACAACATCAGCATAAAGCTTGGCGAGAATTGGGCGGCGAATAAGCTCGCGGACATCGGGCGCAATGTTTACCCATGACCGTTTTCGCCGCTCAAGATATGAACGAAGTTCCGAGTGGTCGAAGTCTCGAATCGTTTCAATCGGGAGTTCTGCTCTGAACGCTAAATCACGAGCGATTTCGACGCTCGTTGACATTACAAGTGAGATACCCCAACGGTCCCAATCAAGTTGGATCAACCGCTCAGCTTCTTGGTGAGAACGTACTCCGTCAATGCAAAAAACGGCCCAAGGGCTATTGATATTGGCATTTGACTCTTGTCGCTTGAAGGCAATTCGCTCGATGGTGAGATGGGAATCGACTTCTAAACCGTAGTCGCAAATTTCCTGTGCTGCATACTCTAGTGGTTCACGGTTGCCACGTGACGCTGGTACCCATACAACCAGCGAGTCGCTTTTGATTGCGTCGATTGCAGTCCTCGCGAGTCGCCACGTCTTACCCTGACCGCTTGCGCCAGAGAATACTGTCGCAACTTGGTGGATATTGGAAGGTGGCCGAACATCAATTCCAGAATCGTATTGCTCCTTCTTCAGTTGCTCATGCACGCGATTGCTCATTCGCTGCTGTAACCGAGGCCAATCACGAAATACTTGAGAGACTTTTACTTCAGATGAGTTTTTCCGTGCGTGTATCCATAGTCCGATCCCCAGTGCGACTAAAACCCAACCACTTATGAAGACAGCAATATCGAACTGCACTGCTAGTCGTGTGTTGATTCCAAGCCACGTCTCGACCACTTCATAGACGAAGGGTAGCCACCACGGAGACGCGATCAGCGAGACACCTGCAACTATCAGAAATTTTGGGATGCGAGTACTCGGATCTCCCCAAATCAAACCAAATAAATCGAATGTAAAGTCCAGGTATTTGTTCCCGTATCTCGTCACGCAAAATCCTGAAGTAAAAGATATTGAACCAGAGCGAATGGAAACAACCAACGTTGATCGTTCGATGGTTATTCTGCTTGACAAGCACCTCACTTCTCGTAGTACAAAATGCACGTCATTAATTGATCATACACCTGTCCTGTGGGGGCTGACAACTTGGCGTGACGACCGTCGTTGCAACCCCGGCGAATTGACGCTACTGCTTGTACGCGAGTAGTCGCAGGGCGTTGAAGACGACGACGAGGGTGCTGCCTTCGTGCAGCGCAACTGCGGGGCCGATGTTGAGACCCAATAATGTTGCGGGGACGAGGAAGGCGACCATGCCGAGACTCATCCAGAGGTTTTGGCGGATGATGCGGCGGGTCGCGCGGCTGAGGCCGATGGCGAGCGGGAGGTGGTCGAGGTTGTCGGCCATCAGGGCAACGTCGGCGGTTTCGAGTGCGACGTCGCTTCCGGCGGCTCCCATGGCGATGCCGACGGAAGCCGAGGCCATTGCGGGGGCGTCGTTGACTCCGTCACCTACCATCGCAACGCCGCCTTCGCTTTGCAGCTTCTTGATTTCGGCGACTTTGTCGTCGGGCATCAGGTCGCCACGTGCTTCATCAAGTCCGACTTCCTTGGCGACCGCGTCGGCGACTTGTTGATTGTCGCCGGAGATCATGATCATCCGTTGGATGCCGAGTTCACGTAGCTTTGCGATCGTCCGTTTGGATGCTTCGCGTGGTGTGTCCATCAGTCCGATGACGCCGAGGTAACGGTCACCGCGACGTACGATCATCGTGGTGCGTCCATTCTGTTCGAGCGACTCGACGATTGAACGTACACTATCGGGAAGCGGTGGACCATCGACTTCTGCGAATAGGTCGTCTTTGCCAATGTGAACCAAGTCGCCTTCGACGGTCGCTTGAATCCCTCGTCCGGTGATGCTTTTCAGATCGGTCGCTTCTGGAATGTCTCCCTGACTCCCGCTCTCCCCCTCTCCCAACCTTTTCTTCCCGTCGCGAACGACGGCTTTGGCGAGCGGGTGTTTGCTAAGGTCCTCAACGGCGATGGCGAAGCGCAAGAGTTCCGATTCATCGACGCCATCCGCAGTGCGAACGTCAGTGACTTTGGGTTCGCCTTCGGTCAGTGTTCCTGTTTTGTCGAATGCGATCGCGTCGAGACTGCCAAGACTTTCCAGTGGCCCGCCGCCTTTGACAAGGATTCCTCCGCGAGCTGCTCGGGCAACCCCGCTCAGAACTGCACTGGGCGTTGCGATCGCCAGGGCACAGGGGCTTGCCGCGACCAAGACAGCCATCGCTCGGTAAAATGAATCGCTGAAACTTTCGTCGGTGACCAATGGTGCGAACATCAGTAGCACAACGCCAGTGATGACGGACGGTACAAAGTAGCGTTCAAACTTTTTCGTGAACTTTTGCGTCGGCGAAACCCGCGTTTCTGCTTCGCTGACCATCGTGACGACGCGGGCGAGCGTGTTTTCCGCAGCCGTTTTGGTAACTTGGATCTCGAGGGAACCGGATTGATTGATTGTCCCAGCGAAGGCACGATATTCAGCGGAAAGTGATTCGGGGTCCGCCGCTGCGGCTTCGACATCGTCTACCGGGCGTTTGTCGACGGGAACACTCTCCCCGGTAATTGGTGCTTGGTTGATGCTGGATTCGCCAGCGATCACGAAGCCATCGGCGGGAACTCGTTCATCAGGCTTGATGACGACGACGTCGCCAACGACCAGCTCTTCAACCGGAACTTCGGTTTCCGCTGAATCGCGTCGAACGCGTGCAGTGCGTGGTGCGAGTTCGGATAAGGCTTCGATGGCACGCTTGGCTTTGCCCATGGCATAGCCTTCCAGAGCGTGGCCGATGCTGAATAGGAATAGCAACAGCGCTCCTTCGGCCCAAGCATCGAGTGACGCTGCACCGGCCGCGGCGACGATCATCAAGAAGTCGATCTCGAACTTTCCAGCTCGAATCTTTTCAATCGCTTCGGTGACCGTGTAGTAACCGCCAAACATATAGGCTGCAACGTAACAACTCAGCGAAATCCATTCGTTAAGATCCGCAAACGTTTCAATCAGCCATCCGACCAACAAGAACACGCCGCAGAGGATTGCGAAGATCAGTTCTGATTTGGGGCCGAAGATGCCGCCGTGAGCATGATCGTGTCCCGAGTGGTCGGATTCGTGATCTTCATCGTCGTGGTCATGCCCAGCGTGGTCGTCGCCAACCTCTGTTGTTTCGCCGGTCCATTCGCTCAGAGCACCAGCGATCGCAGAATCGTCGATGATCTGTTTATCGTACTCGACGCGAACCGCACCATCGGGTGACACCACTGCCTCGAGAACTCCATCCATGCGTCCCAGTCGCGACTCGATCGCCGAGGCACGGCGGGCGTGGGTTGAGCGTGACTTGCTGAGCCAGTGACCGTATCGCTGATCCAATTCGACACCGGCACGTTTTGCCAGTTCTCGCACTTCGCCGGTCGAGACGAGAGCTGGATCGTAGTGAACACAAATCTGTCCGCGTTGGTCGTCCTCTGACCGAATTGCATGAGCTGAGTCGATGCCCATCTTCGCGGTGAGCAGGTCCGCCAAACGTTCGACGCAGGCATCGCCTGAGTCGGTTATGGTTGGCAAAAGCAATTTCAGTTCAATTTTTTCCTTTTCCATCATTCTCTTTCCGACTCATATGAAGCATGACAAGATGCTTTCCCTGGTTTGATTGAAGGAGCAAGAGAACCGATTTTTCTGGAGCCAACTTGCTTGTCACTTCGCGATAATCGTCAACGTCATGGATGGTCGTATCGTTGACACGAGCAATTGTCATGCCGGCGGCCACTCCCTCGTGATACGCATCACTATCCAACGCCACTTGCGTGATCAGGGCACCGTGTGCGTCGCCGGGAAGCTCCAATTCGTTGATGATAGACGTGTTCAGACGTGAAAGCCCCAGGCCGAGCGACGAATCCAAATACTCGAACGATCCGTTGGGTGACATCTCTGATTGAATCGGTCCAACTTCCCGAGGTGGTTGTTGCATCCGCATTTCAATCTCGACGACTTTATGTTCGCGAAGAACCGTCATGACATGGCTCTTCCCCGGTTCGGCATCGGCAGTCAAAGTGGCTGGATCGAAGGATTGGTTGATCGGTTCGCCATCGAACTCGGTCACTACGTCACCTTCACGCAGACCCGCATGATTGGCCGGTGAATTTCTCTGGACATCTTTCCCATACAGACCAGCGTTCACAGAGGAATCAATCAGAGATGCCATTTCGGGAGTCAGTGGTTGGGTTTCAAATCCGAAATATCCCCGTTCCACATAGCCCTTGGCTTGCAGTTGCTCGGCGATATCTCTGGCGATGTTAATCGGTGTTGCAAAGCCAATGCCCTGAAACTCGCCGGAAGTCGTGAAGGCTCCTTCGATAATTCCAATCACTTCGCCTCGCAGGTTTAACAATGCACCTCCCGAGCTTCCTGGGTTCGTCGCCGCGTCATTCTGAATCAACGGGTGTGGCGAGCTTGCGACCCAACGCTGCGTCGAACTGATGATCCCGGCACTGACACTGCGCTGAAGATCGTAGGGGGATGCAAGCGAGACCACCCAATCGCCTACGGATAGATCATCTGAATCGGCAAGTTTTGCTTCCGGCAGGTTTTCAGCACTTTCGAGCTTGATGATTGCGATGTCGGATTGAGGATCACAAATCACGGCTTCAGCATGGAATTTCCGACCATCGGCGGTTCGCACAAAAACGGCATCGGCATTTTCAACCACATGGCTGCATGTCAGGATACAACCGCGACGGTCAATGATGACGCCTGATCCTTGGTCGTCAGCCGAATGGCTGTTAAACCACGCCGCGTGCTGGGAATTGGGCGAGTGAAATGGCTGCTGCAACTTTGCTTCTTCACGCCAGCGCATCGGAGCCGTCATGCGTGGGCCGCGAAGTGCGTAGACCGTCACAATCGAAGGTGAAACGTCATCAGCAACCTGGCGGACCACACTCGACAGGCTGTTTGCCGACAGGATCTCCGTCGTTCGGTCGCGCGTTTTAGGTTCTACTGCTACCAGAGTTGACATCGCCAGTGATGCTGACAATCCGAACACTGCAAGACTCACAAGCTTGCTGATATGATTCCGCATGATGATGGAACTCCGATATGTTTGTGTGGTTTCCGTACTCAGTCGTTTTCGATCTTGATCTCAATGCTGTACTGTTGAACGCCCGGTGTTGTTCGAGCGATTGCGACAATCAACGCGCGGTCATTGATATCGCTAACCGTGCCGGTCAACTCGACGTGCCCGGCTTTGATGCTTGAAACGCAGACGTTGTCAAAGCCAAATTTGCGAACAATTCGCTCCACCTTTACGTGCAACGTTTCCTGCGATCGCATTTGATTCTTGCCGTCGGTCATTTTGCTGCCGCGTACAGAATTCTTTCATACTTCAACCAGCGTCGCAGTTGACGCTTCATCACGCGGGCGACCGCGTACAACACAGCACCCGATGCCAAAAGGGCGTACCACGAGTTCTCAATCGCGACGCTACCTTCGGTTGCATGGTGCATGACAAATTCCAATGCCGGAAATGCGAACGCGATCACGGCGACTGCCGCAGACTCGGCACGGATGACTTTCGGGAAGTCCATGGGAACCTCAGCCTTCTTCCATTGACGCAATCGCGGAAGAAAAGCTGGCGTTTGAGTTGACCAAGCCATGAAGTCACGACCAAACTTACGCCGCAGGAACGCTTCCTCGGCAAACATGATGCGTTCGTAGTACAGTGCGAAGGCCATGATGTAGATCACGACCAGCCACGGTGCCAACGAGTGCATCACGATCCCAAGTGCAATCAGGAAATTGCCCAAGTACAACGGGTGCCTCACAACCGAGTAGAAACCGGTTGTGTTTAGCGACTCGGCGACTTGCGATTTTGTGTTTCGGCCGGAGGTGCCTTCGGCTGCGTGACCGATGGAATGACATCGGACGAACAGCCCGAGCAACGACACAAAGAGGCTAAAGAGACTCCACGCATAATGCAGATTCGGATACGATTCAATGACCGGATAACGCATCGCCGCGACCAGGATCAATGGAAGCAAAACGAATGGCAAATAGCTCCGCCAGCGGAACAGCCATGATCCTGACCGGACAAATTCTTCACTGAGGGGCATTGAGTTTAACCTTGCGTTTCTGGTAGTCGGCAGTGTTGTGTACAAAACGGTTCCCGGTGCATCGGCTGGTGAGTGACGCGGTCCGGGAACCTAGCTGACGGCTGAATGGCAGCCGGCAGTTTTCGAGTTGGGAGTCAGGGAAAGGTGGGAACTCTTCTTGTCTCCCAACTTCCTTTCTCCCCATCTTCTTCTTAAGCGGCTCTTGCCACCGAAACTTCATGCGTCACTCCGGCGACGAGGCGGATCGTGCGGTGTGCGAACGCGGCGGTGTCGGTGTCGTGGGTGACCATGACGATCGTGCGCCCGTCTTGGTGAAATTCATTGAGGTAACTCATTACCTGCTGGCGGGTTTCTGAGTCCAGGTTTCC includes these proteins:
- a CDS encoding RNA polymerase sigma factor; the protein is MEPSHENTAQNSIDEPTVQAASVGDRRALRDIYEATSDRVYRLMVRMVGVQDADDLTQQVYVRSFSKLSQFSGDSKFETWLYRLATNEALQHLRREKHRRTSELVAEPTTRQNDSVEQDERAQLVRQALAALDPELRAIFTLKEENGLSYQEIAATLDIPEGTVGSRLNRARRELRKLLS
- a CDS encoding heavy metal translocating P-type ATPase, whose product is MEKEKIELKLLLPTITDSGDACVERLADLLTAKMGIDSAHAIRSEDDQRGQICVHYDPALVSTGEVRELAKRAGVELDQRYGHWLSKSRSTHARRASAIESRLGRMDGVLEAVVSPDGAVRVEYDKQIIDDSAIAGALSEWTGETTEVGDDHAGHDHDDEDHESDHSGHDHAHGGIFGPKSELIFAILCGVFLLVGWLIETFADLNEWISLSCYVAAYMFGGYYTVTEAIEKIRAGKFEIDFLMIVAAAGAASLDAWAEGALLLFLFSIGHALEGYAMGKAKRAIEALSELAPRTARVRRDSAETEVPVEELVVGDVVVIKPDERVPADGFVIAGESSINQAPITGESVPVDKRPVDDVEAAAADPESLSAEYRAFAGTINQSGSLEIQVTKTAAENTLARVVTMVSEAETRVSPTQKFTKKFERYFVPSVITGVVLLMFAPLVTDESFSDSFYRAMAVLVAASPCALAIATPSAVLSGVARAARGGILVKGGGPLESLGSLDAIAFDKTGTLTEGEPKVTDVRTADGVDESELLRFAIAVEDLSKHPLAKAVVRDGKKRLGEGESGSQGDIPEATDLKSITGRGIQATVEGDLVHIGKDDLFAEVDGPPLPDSVRSIVESLEQNGRTTMIVRRGDRYLGVIGLMDTPREASKRTIAKLRELGIQRMIMISGDNQQVADAVAKEVGLDEARGDLMPDDKVAEIKKLQSEGGVAMVGDGVNDAPAMASASVGIAMGAAGSDVALETADVALMADNLDHLPLAIGLSRATRRIIRQNLWMSLGMVAFLVPATLLGLNIGPAVALHEGSTLVVVFNALRLLAYKQ
- a CDS encoding methyltransferase family protein, which encodes MPLSEEFVRSGSWLFRWRSYLPFVLLPLILVAAMRYPVIESYPNLHYAWSLFSLFVSLLGLFVRCHSIGHAAEGTSGRNTKSQVAESLNTTGFYSVVRHPLYLGNFLIALGIVMHSLAPWLVVIYIMAFALYYERIMFAEEAFLRRKFGRDFMAWSTQTPAFLPRLRQWKKAEVPMDFPKVIRAESAAVAVIAFAFPALEFVMHHATEGSVAIENSWYALLASGAVLYAVARVMKRQLRRWLKYERILYAAAK
- a CDS encoding trypsin-like peptidase domain-containing protein, which gives rise to MRNHISKLVSLAVFGLSASLAMSTLVAVEPKTRDRTTEILSANSLSSVVRQVADDVSPSIVTVYALRGPRMTAPMRWREEAKLQQPFHSPNSQHAAWFNSHSADDQGSGVIIDRRGCILTCSHVVENADAVFVRTADGRKFHAEAVICDPQSDIAIIKLESAENLPEAKLADSDDLSVGDWVVSLASPYDLQRSVSAGIISSTQRWVASSPHPLIQNDAATNPGSSGGALLNLRGEVIGIIEGAFTTSGEFQGIGFATPINIARDIAEQLQAKGYVERGYFGFETQPLTPEMASLIDSSVNAGLYGKDVQRNSPANHAGLREGDVVTEFDGEPINQSFDPATLTADAEPGKSHVMTVLREHKVVEIEMRMQQPPREVGPIQSEMSPNGSFEYLDSSLGLGLSRLNTSIINELELPGDAHGALITQVALDSDAYHEGVAAGMTIARVNDTTIHDVDDYREVTSKLAPEKSVLLLLQSNQGKHLVMLHMSRKENDGKGKN
- a CDS encoding BON domain-containing protein, encoding MRSQETLHVKVERIVRKFGFDNVCVSSIKAGHVELTGTVSDINDRALIVAIARTTPGVQQYSIEIKIEND